A stretch of the Gossypium hirsutum isolate 1008001.06 chromosome D07, Gossypium_hirsutum_v2.1, whole genome shotgun sequence genome encodes the following:
- the LOC107953860 gene encoding uncharacterized protein isoform X4, producing MALAGSLPNQITPHLSLFFKLSSIIILPHLVESNLYFKKMGILSEMRDVWVQRRAKFFIIPSPAEDQKKLRAQQSSQEMRDVWVQRRAKFFIIPSPAEDQKKLRAQQSSQEGIRAGLKAAAITGIFTAVPTIFLRSFSLVTDCPFDCSS from the exons ATGGCATTGGCAGGCAGCCTGCCAAATCAAATTACCCCTCATCTCTCTTTGTTCTTTAAACTCTCTTCGATCATCATTCTCCCCCATCTTGTTGAATCaaatctttattttaaaaaaatgggaaTTCTGTCAGAAATGAGGGATGTTTGGGTACAGAGAAGAGCAAAGTTCTTCATAATTCCTTCTCCCGCTGAAGACCAGAAGAAATTGAGAGCCCAGCAATCCtcccaag AAATGAGGGATGTTTGGGTACAGAGAAGAGCAAAGTTCTTCATAATTCCTTCTCCCGCTGAAGACCAGAAGAAATTGAGAGCCCAGCAATCCtcccaag AAGGTATTCGTGCCGGTCTCAAGGCTGCTGCCATTACCGGCATTTTTACCGCTGTGCCTACA ATTTTCCTGCGAAGTTTTTCTTTGGTTACTGATTGTCCGT TTGATTGCAGTTCGTAA
- the LOC107953860 gene encoding uncharacterized protein isoform X2 has product MALAGSLPNQITPHLSLFFKLSSIIILPHLVESNLYFKKMGILSEMRDVWVQRRAKFFIIPSPAEDQKKLRAQQSSQGFFFFWLIILPHLVESNLYFKKVGILSEMRDVWVQRRAKFFIIPSPAEDQKKLRAQQSSQEGIRAGLKAAAITGIFTAVPTIFLRSFSLVTDCPFDCSS; this is encoded by the exons ATGGCATTGGCAGGCAGCCTGCCAAATCAAATTACCCCTCATCTCTCTTTGTTCTTTAAACTCTCTTCGATCATCATTCTCCCCCATCTTGTTGAATCaaatctttattttaaaaaaatgggaaTTCTGTCAGAAATGAGGGATGTTTGGGTACAGAGAAGAGCAAAGTTCTTCATAATTCCTTCTCCCGCTGAAGACCAGAAGAAATTGAGAGCCCAGCAATCCtcccaaggttttttttttttttggctcatCATTCTCCCCCATCTTGTTGAATCaaatctttattttaaaaaagtggGAATTCTGTCAGAAATGAGGGATGTTTGGGTACAGAGAAGAGCAAAGTTCTTCATAATTCCTTCTCCCGCTGAAGACCAGAAGAAATTGAGAGCCCAGCAATCCtcccaag AAGGTATTCGTGCCGGTCTCAAGGCTGCTGCCATTACCGGCATTTTTACCGCTGTGCCTACA ATTTTCCTGCGAAGTTTTTCTTTGGTTACTGATTGTCCGT TTGATTGCAGTTCGTAA
- the LOC107953860 gene encoding uncharacterized protein isoform X5, with translation MALAGSLPNQITPHLSLFFKLSSIIILPHLVESNLYFKKMGILSEMRDVWVQRRAKFFIIPSPAEDQKKLRAQQSSQEGIRAGLKAAAITGIFTAVPTLIAVRKVAWAKANLNHTAQALIISGGVF, from the exons ATGGCATTGGCAGGCAGCCTGCCAAATCAAATTACCCCTCATCTCTCTTTGTTCTTTAAACTCTCTTCGATCATCATTCTCCCCCATCTTGTTGAATCaaatctttattttaaaaaaatgggaaTTCTGTCAGAAATGAGGGATGTTTGGGTACAGAGAAGAGCAAAGTTCTTCATAATTCCTTCTCCCGCTGAAGACCAGAAGAAATTGAGAGCCCAGCAATCCtcccaag AAGGTATTCGTGCCGGTCTCAAGGCTGCTGCCATTACCGGCATTTTTACCGCTGTGCCTACA TTGATTGCAGTTCGTAAGGTTGCTTGGGCAAAGGCAAACCTCAACCATACTGCTCAAGCTCTTATCATAAGTGGAGGTGTTTTCTGA
- the LOC107953860 gene encoding uncharacterized protein isoform X1 yields MALAGSLPNQITPHLSLFFKLSSIIILPHLVESNLYFKKMGILSEMRDVWVQRRAKFFIIPSPAEDQKKLRAQQSSQGFFFFWLIILPHLVESNLYFKKVGILSEMRDVWVQRRAKFFIIPSPAEDQKKLRAQQSSQEGIRAGLKAAAITGIFTAVPTLIAVRKVAWAKANLNHTAQALIISGGVF; encoded by the exons ATGGCATTGGCAGGCAGCCTGCCAAATCAAATTACCCCTCATCTCTCTTTGTTCTTTAAACTCTCTTCGATCATCATTCTCCCCCATCTTGTTGAATCaaatctttattttaaaaaaatgggaaTTCTGTCAGAAATGAGGGATGTTTGGGTACAGAGAAGAGCAAAGTTCTTCATAATTCCTTCTCCCGCTGAAGACCAGAAGAAATTGAGAGCCCAGCAATCCtcccaaggttttttttttttttggctcatCATTCTCCCCCATCTTGTTGAATCaaatctttattttaaaaaagtggGAATTCTGTCAGAAATGAGGGATGTTTGGGTACAGAGAAGAGCAAAGTTCTTCATAATTCCTTCTCCCGCTGAAGACCAGAAGAAATTGAGAGCCCAGCAATCCtcccaag AAGGTATTCGTGCCGGTCTCAAGGCTGCTGCCATTACCGGCATTTTTACCGCTGTGCCTACA TTGATTGCAGTTCGTAAGGTTGCTTGGGCAAAGGCAAACCTCAACCATACTGCTCAAGCTCTTATCATAAGTGGAGGTGTTTTCTGA
- the LOC107953860 gene encoding uncharacterized protein isoform X3 gives MALAGSLPNQITPHLSLFFKLSSIIILPHLVESNLYFKKMGILSEMRDVWVQRRAKFFIIPSPAEDQKKLRAQQSSQEMRDVWVQRRAKFFIIPSPAEDQKKLRAQQSSQEGIRAGLKAAAITGIFTAVPTLIAVRKVAWAKANLNHTAQALIISGGVF, from the exons ATGGCATTGGCAGGCAGCCTGCCAAATCAAATTACCCCTCATCTCTCTTTGTTCTTTAAACTCTCTTCGATCATCATTCTCCCCCATCTTGTTGAATCaaatctttattttaaaaaaatgggaaTTCTGTCAGAAATGAGGGATGTTTGGGTACAGAGAAGAGCAAAGTTCTTCATAATTCCTTCTCCCGCTGAAGACCAGAAGAAATTGAGAGCCCAGCAATCCtcccaag AAATGAGGGATGTTTGGGTACAGAGAAGAGCAAAGTTCTTCATAATTCCTTCTCCCGCTGAAGACCAGAAGAAATTGAGAGCCCAGCAATCCtcccaag AAGGTATTCGTGCCGGTCTCAAGGCTGCTGCCATTACCGGCATTTTTACCGCTGTGCCTACA TTGATTGCAGTTCGTAAGGTTGCTTGGGCAAAGGCAAACCTCAACCATACTGCTCAAGCTCTTATCATAAGTGGAGGTGTTTTCTGA